CCTGGTCTTCACTATCAGGACAAAGTCACGAACTACTGTGGGAGTGAGACAGGAACAAAGAAAGAGCAGGTTTAGCTCTATTTAGTTCCAGTTATGAACAGGTATAACTATTACATTgaaatttttaagatttgttacAACTTTGAAACCTGCATGtatctgattttttaaacaaatcttgTTTTATCCTCCTATCATCACAACTAATAGAAATGCTTAGAGAACATTTTCAAGATTTGCACACTTGCTACAAATTTgagagaaaggagacagaaaaccATAGCCCTTCCCACTCTGGGCTTGCCGGGGTGGTGCGGAGgcaggagggtgaggtgggaagtGCCCAGGCAGTGGGCACTGGAACCAGGGACCGGGAAAGGGTGGGGCCAGGGGAGGTGCCGAACCTGGGGATGGGCGCTGCTCCGCATCACCACCCAACCCACCTAGACCTGGGTTATGGTAAATGACCGGTCCCAACAGGtctccctgtcccagcctccacCCACGAAACTATGTCTATTTTGCAAGCTGCAGCTCTGGTTATATcagttcctcctcctccctctccctctccctctccctctccctctccctctccctctccctctccctctccccctccccctccccctccccctccctcttcccctcctcttccgCCCTTCATCTGCATTCAGCCCCTGCTCCCTGTGGGTGCTGTTTCATTCCTGCCTTATGCTTCCATTTGTGCTGTCTGGGGGCTCAGAGCAAAGGTGACCCCATCTGCTTACTCAGCTTCTATTTCTTTCCATCCATTGAGGTGAAGACCCCCCATCCCCTCCTTCAAAGCCAGTTGAGTTCAACATTCGTTTACCTGGGCAAGAGACACGCAAAGCAGAAGAAAACACTctctctgtcctcagggagcAGGTTACATCCAGTGGGACCAGCCACCTGTGGTGTGCCATGTTAAGTGCCATGGAAGAGAGTCACACACAGCACAGCCCCCAACTACCCACTCACACTCAGTTCTTCCGGTCTGGCGGGGATGTCTTTGAAACCTTATTATACAGGTGCCCACTGTTCTTTAAAAAGCGCGTGTTGTTTTCCTAAGAAGGCGGTGAGCAGAGTTGCCTCTCTCACCTGCCATAGCCTACACAGAACAAGGGACGTGTTGAGCGATCGGCCACAACGCATTCCCATGGGGGGCGAGCTTGCCCAGCGAGGGTGGACGTTCCTTTGCTCTGAGAAGAAGAAATGCTGATTTCGAAGACTGCTCAGAGCTGAGCAGGGGCTCTGTAACATTTGGAGCTTGGGATCTTCAGAAAGTGGGCTCACAATAAAAAATGGCATCACATCTATGTTTACGTAAAGCCACTTTTAAAACACTAGACCTTAAAtacaaaatgctttcatataCTGGCAAATGTTATTATGACATGAGAAGAAAGAGTCAGGAGAGGGCGTGTTCAAACTTTTAAACACCATCAACACAGTGCGCGTGTGTCTCCTTAAGAATCTGGCACCGTGAACTCTTGGATCCTAGCAGGTGTTGTGCAATAGCTCTTTGAACATTGCCTTCAGAAGTGGAAATGCCTCatatgaaaaagaagaggaacGTCCGTACAGATGGCACGATCCTGAGATTCTGCACTTCCATCTGATCTAAGTGCTTTTATTAATCTGTGAGCTGAATCTGTGTGAGTGTAGATGACACAATTAATTACACATTTCAAACAAAAAATGCCATTGAAAAGTTGATTGATTTTGACACTATGACATGGACTAATTTTTCTAGTGTATTTTGTTATACACCCCTGGCCCTTAGTTGCTAGGTAAATATTTGTCATGTGAATGGATGAAATACAAATTCTCCCCCAATGTTGGCAGGTCACTTAACAAAAGCAGTGTGGCCTGCAGAAGagagggaggctcagagaagttgctGGAATGCCAGCATGCGTCTAGGTCGGGGTGGAGGTTAGAGCATGGCCAGGCTATGGCCTCCATGATACTCCCCTAGGGAGTAGAGGGGGGACCGAGGACCAAAAACCATAGTCTGCCTGTCCCTCTCCAGTGACCCGAACTCAGCCACCCAGGTCTTCTCAGGACCTGCCATTTCATAGCCAGCTGCCAGTTCAAAAACAGGCCACTCTCTGCTTGGCCTGTTTTTAGAGGGCAAGGGTGGAGAACCATTTTAGATCTTAGaacaacttttcaaaatatttttgaccaTGACCCAgggtaaaaatacattttattttgtgaacCAGGAAAGACACCAACCAAAAACATAATGGAAACAAAAGTTTCACAGCACAGTAGTTACCTTACTACATGGGATGCACTGATGGTTTCTATTCTATTCTTGTCCACTCTGTGTCCCATTAAAGAAAACTGTGACACACTATGCTGATTTCACAGTCCACGAATGAGCTGAGATGGCACGGGGATCCCGCAGGAAGGGGTGGTCCTCAGACTCTCGGTCTCAGAGACCCTGTGGCAAAGGGCAGGGTGACTCCCCACTCCCACACCTGGAAACACGTGGAGGTCCCAGGAAGGTGTGATGTAAATCCGTTTTCTAGAATCTGAACAAAAAAGCTCAAAGGAGAGATCTTTGCTTCCATATCTAAATATTAAACACTTCTTAGTAAGGTTCCTTACTATGACCTGCCCTGCAGAGGTGGCCAGAGAGGGACTCCTGTGAGCGGTAAGGCTGTGGCAGCAGCTAGATCTCGAGCTACCAAGCAGAGATGAGCAGAGGCACGAGGCTGGCAGCTCCGCTGTCAGAATCCCTACGTCACTGTCCCCAAAGTGTTCCTCACTCCATTAGGTTTTAGTAAGCGTTCTTGGGGAGGGAGGATAGGGAGCTGCTTCTGtgataaaataaggaaatgctgGGTAGAACAACACCTTCTCAGAGCCTCTGACAGGTTGTGTTGTGACTCAGGGGCCGGGGAAGGGGTtacacattgttttgttttcctaccATATTTGACCACAgaaccatttcttttttcaaataatcCCCAATATGTAGAACAATATGTAGAACACAGTGTAGGGACTGCTTCCCCAAGTGATTGTGACCTGCTTCTTCCACTCGCTGGGAGAAAAGGCAGATGAGAGACTTCACTCTCGCACAGGTTGAGGACGGGGCCAGGGAGTTAGCCAGGGATTTggctaataaaatgaaaaagccaTATTGTCAGCATGTTGAGCAGATCCTTGTTGTTTATGTACTTGTCACTTGTAGATTTAACTATCCAAAAGAAACAGTGGTCCGTGGCATGAAGTAATTTAGATATTCACCGAGGCCGCCCAAACTGGGAGCTGCCAGGCAATGAGAGTCACTGAATAAACTGGGCTGACTCCAGCTTCTAAGTCTCCTTGTGACCTTACTTCTATTTGTCATTGCAACTCTGATGAAGTTGCATTTGTCGCTTTTCTGGTATTTGTGCACTTGAAGATTTCATGACAAATTCCTCATAAATATCAACAATCTACTGGAATTTAGGTTTGAACTTTATCAATCTGAGAACCCCAGTAAGGGTCCCCTGTCCGACTGAGCAAGTTGTACCCTGCACATCTCCAGGGGGCGCCAGTCACACAGAAGGCCGGTTGGAGCTGCTTTCTGAAAACAAGTTTATGTTTTAAACTGTAAAAGACAACACAAAGTTTCAGAGTAGTTGATCAATGTTCTCTCTCACCCTGACTAAATCCATTGACTCTTGTGTTTCTCAGCAAGAGCAACATCTCGGCATGGCAGTGAGTGAAGATCCCATCACGGGAGTCAGATTCAGGCCCACCAGTTCCTGTTTGGGAAATGTGAGACTCAGTTCCATCACGAGTAAAACAGGAATGATGATGGCAAAACTCATCCCACAGAGCTGAGGCAAGATAAAGCATAGTAAAGCTCTTTACAAATGTCATTAGTAGTCACCTGGCAAAGCCCAGTAGTGCTGCAGCCCTCTGCCCTTCCGCTCCAATGCCCAAGGTTTGCTACCTGGTGGCCCAGGGCCCTGTGACAGCCCCCTGGGCATTCTCAGGGAGAAGCGGTCGTGACAGTTGTGCACGCACAGTACTTCTGAAAGAGGGTATTGCCCCTAAACTTTGTCATTTCCTCTGAGCCTGGAGAGGGGCGGGGACCCTTGAACATTGGTGCCTACCTGGATTTCCTTTTGCTTACTTCTACAAGTTTTTGCAGTCATAGGCATTAAATAATTTCTTGGATGAACACTCTGACTATCCCGGCTCCTTGCATATGCATCACTGTAGGTATATCACCCCAAACACCCCTCATTTCAGAGACCACAGTTTTCGGGTAGCATCTCTCTGTGTCAGCTGTAAAACGAACAATCGTATTTCCAAAGAGTAGGACGACAAAGACTTCCAAAAGCTCCCCAGAGCACATTTTGTGACCTGGGATCTCATGATGCTAAAATGAATGTCCCTTAGGAGGTACATGAAAGGGAAACTGGAAAGGGTGGTACAGTGACATTCCatactttggtttaaaaaaaaaaagtcatgctgACAATTTCTTAACCAACTCGCACAAATGCAACCCCTCTTTCCATTCTTCTTAACAGCATCCATTCCTCCCTTTCAATCTTTACTTCCCTACACACCTGTTTTCCCTGAAGTCCCAGAACTGTGGGAGAAGGTGCTGGTTACGCCGTCGTCTTTACGTTAGCGCTGGTCTCGGTGTAGCCCGCTGTGTCGCCCCCTGTGTCCCCCACAGCATTCCCTGCAGCGTCCCCCGCAGTGTCCCTGCTTCTGCACAAACCTCTCTGCCTGGACTGTCTCGACAGCAGCAGTTTCCAGGCCGCCGCCCTATACTTCTTAGAAATGAGGTTGTAGAGGATGGGATTGATGGATGCGCTCAGATAGAACAGTTGCAGGGCAACGATGTTAAAGTACTGCGAGAAGTGCATCATCCGGGAATCTTCCGTGTTGATGTAAATAATCCTGCCAACGTGGAAAGGCAACCAGCACACTATAAACGCCAGAACCACGACCactgcaaaacaaaacacaggcaccagattaaaaaaaaaaagaaaaaaagcatcgAGGATCAAATGAAACCATCTACAGTAAtaaataacagcaaaataaatcAGATAAGACTATACCTAGCTGTATCTCAATCCCAGAAAAACTAGCAGGCTGCAGACTGCACCGCTATTTGCTTTAAAACTGCATGCTAAGTTCATATATACGTTAAGACTGGACACAAACCAGAGGAGCGAATTCTCCTAAGGAGGCGTTTTGGCAGGCTTCCTTCCACAAAGCCCCTTGAGACACGTTCTCTGCTCTCCGTTGAAAAGAGTTCTGCAACAGGTCTGCACAATCTTTTACTTTCTGATGTGGGCAAGGCTCACTTTAGCCTTCAGGATAacttaatattaaattaaaattttcagctTAATGTAATCTACCCCATCTTCTCAAGGGGACTGCGAGCAATCACATCTGTAGCATCTAACAGAGACAGGTGGTTGGATCAAGAGCTTCCAACGACCCATCCTGCATCTCAGCGGCTTTGGAAAAGCATTGCTGTTCACTGAATCCGGGGATCCTACCCGTAGGGACCTCCTGAGGTCCCCAGGAGATGGTTTTCTCTGGAAGTACGTGTGGATGGAGGCTGGGGTAGAAATGCAAACGCTAACGTAGCTAGAAGCGGGGCGAGCCGGGGAAGGGGACCCGGAGTTTGCGCGGCGACCCCGGCAGCGCCGACCGCGGGCTGGCGAGTTTGGAGCAGAGGGGGCGCCACTTACGCAGGACGCGGACGGTCTGCCGGTGGCCCCGCTCCCGCCCCGACACGGCCGGGCCTCGCAGCGGCCCGCGGCTCCTCCACAGCTCGCGCCCGATGAGCCCGTAGAGGACGCTGAGGCACAGGAAGGGCAGGAAGAAGTAGGCGGTGGTGACCCACAGCATGACGCGCAGCGCACCCAGCTGCGCGCTGCTCGGCCGGCACTCGCGGCTGAACAGCGCCGCGGCCGCCGCAGCCTCGGGCCCCGACGGCGGGGACAGcgagggggacagggagggcgACAGCGAGGGCGGCCCCGAAGGCCAGAGGGGCGGCGGCGAGGCGGGGGCCGAGGGCGTGACCCGCGCGGTGCCATTAAGGTCCGAGAGCAAGTAGACGCCGGGGTCCTGCTCGACGCCCACAAGAAAGAAGAAGGGCCCGGCGGAGAGCAGCGCCACGACCCAGAGCGCCGCGATGAGCGCGCGGACGCGGCGCCGGGTGACGAGGACGCGGGCGCGCAGCGGGCGACAGATGGCCAGGTAGCGCTCGACGCTGAGCGCCGTCATGTGCAGCAGCGTGGCGTAGGTGCAGCCCTCGCCCACGTAGAGCGACAGGCGGCAGAGCAGCGGCCCGAACACCCAGGGCCGCGAGCGCCAGAGGCGGTACAGGTCGAAGGGGAGCCCGAGCAGGATGAGCAGGTCGGACACGGCCATGCTGCCCAGGTACAAGTTGGTGGTGGTCCGCATGTCCCGGTAGCGTCCGATCAGCAGCACGGTCACCACGTTGCCGCTCACCCCGACGGCGAACAGGCCCAGGCACACGGCGGTCACCGGCACCAGCGCCCCCAGGGGAAAGGGCGAGCAGCGGCGCTCGTCGCACGGCGGCAGCGCGGCCCACGGCGACTCCCGCGCGCCCTCGGGGGCGTCGCTGCCGTTCCAGGAGCTGCCCATGGGCGCCCCGCGCGGCCGCCGCGCCCCGGGCCGGCCCGGGAGCCGAGCGCGTGGCCCCGCTGGAGGGCGCTTCCTTTCTCGCGGCCAGACGGCGGAGCCCGGTGGCGCCGGGCGCTGGAACCAGCTCTGCGGGGCCGCTCCGAGGCGCTCCCGAGCGGGCTGCGCTCAGTCTCCGCCCCCGGCCGAGGCCCGCCCCGCGCGTCCCCGGCTCGGGTTCCCGCTCTCAGGCCCCTGGTGCTCCCGGCGCCTCCCCCGCCTCCACCTGGAATGCCCGACCCTGCGAGCGGTTTCCGAACTCCACGGAGGCTGGGTTCTGGACCCAGCGCGAGGCGGGCGCGTGTGTCTGTCGGGTACACTGGGGACCTTCTGCCGGGTCTCTGCAGCTGGCTGCGTCCTGAGGGCTGGGGAAGGCTCGCTGTGGTCGCCAGGAAGCTGCAATGCTAAATACTAGGAGAGCATAGACCAGAACCTAGCGCCCCTCCGCTTCTAGCCCTGGCCCCTCACCTGAGCGTGTGGCCGTGTGATCTTGCCCCGGTCCGTGCTCGCCCGTCCCGGCTCTCCCCTTACGTACCTTGGCCAGCGGCGGTGGATGGTGTTGACCACAAAATTGACCACATCGTTTCAGGGATCCCTGCAACCTAGACACGTGAACATGTTTGCTCATTGTAAGGAACGAGACGAGCATTTCGTGGACAGTAGAGTACTTTCGCATGTGACATGTTGTTCTTATGTAAATGGTTTATGAACTTAAAAATCCAGACTACTTGTCAACaccagaaagaatgaaaattggGGAAAAGGACAAAATCTGATGTGTGAGTCAGTTCATTGTGGTCTTAATGACAATAGGTGACACTGAGCGCTTAGGATGGTGTGGCCCTGTGCCTTCCCGTTCGTCTTCATGTCCTCCGGAGCTCCTGCTCCTGGTGAACCAAGCGGGTCTCCGAGATGGAACAGGCAGTTAGGGGGACCCGGGTGCACTGTTGGCCCTGTCCCAGAGCCTGCAGGGCTGGGTCTCACCACGCTGCCCACTCCACGCCCTCAGGCACTGTCCCCTCAGTCTGTCCTCACCCAGAGCTTCCCACAGTGCTCTTGAGCTTTTCTACCAAGtcccacctctctgtgcctgggtgAACACAGGTCTGGCAGTTTCCTCACCCATCCTGTTGTGTCTTCAATGCTCAACCTCTTCTCCCGAGTGCCCCCCTCCTTTCTGGACCCGCTAGCGGGACACCCTAAGAACATGGTCACCCTGCAGTTCCCCTCAGGTGCAGGAGCTGTGGGCTTGCAGGAGGGGAGCCTGTCGCCTCCCTCATCACTGCTGTTTCCAGCCGTCCTAAAACGGCTGCGAATGTGACTGCCAGTGTGGACTGGGGCGGGCTTGGACTGCGACCAAGCCTGCCCTCTCCGGCTGCTCCCTCACGACTCACCCCCAGTCTCTagagcctgcccgtctgcctccAGCCCTGCACCCCGCAGCGCTCCCACCCACTCTCAGTCCCGCAGTGCCTCGGCCTCCTTTCTACCCATGGCCACGTCCTCCCCAACCCAGCCACTCCTGACTCCTCACCattgccagggcctgggagccCTCCAACTCCATTTCAGTCTTCCCTCTTCCCGACCTGCACCCTCTCTTTCTAGCTCCCCCTCCCTGGGTGTCCTCCCTGGGGACCCTTCGACAACCCCCACCCTCCATGCATCGCTCTTCCTACCTTTGCCTCATCCCTCGCCTGCCCCTTGTCCTCATGTTCTTGCTTCACCTGCCTTCCATCCTGCCCACAGCGTCCGGCTCATCTGTCCGTGGGCACACCGTGTTGTGTCACATTCTCCAGTGTCTGCTCGACCAGAGCACAGCCGCCACCCTGGTTAAGTTGGGTTCTCTGCCTTGCATGCTCTCAAATTGCTGTTGAGTCGCTTCACTGGAAACGCACGGCCTTTAGTGGGGTGCTTGGTTTCCTGGATCCCTACTCACCCTGCCCCGTTCACTGTCTCACCCTCCAGGCTAGTCGCCTCCTCGAACCCCAACACCTCCTCCCGACCCTCACTCTCAGCTGGCGCCCTGGCGCCCTGTTTCTCTGAAACATAGAAGCAATCTGAAGAGAACTTCACACCCTCCCACTACCACCTGACACCTCCCCTATTCTTCCCCCAGACAATGAGTTGGTGGCACTTGTAGCTGGAGTCAGCCCTGCCCCTTAAGCACTCCGCTCACCTCCTCAAGGACATGGACTGCATCATTCTCCCTCCCCGCTCACCTGGCTCTCCTACACCATCCATTTTACTCTTTCTTCTGGATCGTTTTCATGCAGAACTTCTCAAAAGGGTTTCCACACTCACTGTCCctactttttctccctctcccttctctttctagGCAGAGAACATGCAATTCCTTTACCTACAGTTGATCTGATTTTGAACTCTCagcaagagaaaatgaatgatGTAGCCTGACTAAAGCGTGGTGCAGTTTGACCAGTTGAACAGACCCTCCAGGTAGTGCTCAGTTTTCTTGGATGACATGTTTGTCCCCAAGGTGGCCCAGGTATACGGGGTCAGGGGTGGCAGTGGCTTAGAGGTCCCCAGGAAGGTAGAGCACAGAAGGGCACCTAGCTTCGTGCTTGTTTCTAAGGTACCTGGGCTGGCATTTGCTGGACTCCAGTTCTATGTCCCCTTCCTGCCTGGTCACCAGCTGCTCGGCTGGCCTTGGAGGCCAAGGCCTGTGGCTCGTGACTGTGTGGTTTCTTTCTGACTCAGCTGATGCTCCCGGGAGCACCTGACATCTTCCCCTTGGCTCTCACAGGCTGGGGACCCCTGAGtcactttcattcttttcaatCTGCTCCATGACCTGATGGGCGACCCAGTCTCTGCTGAaggctctcctcctcctcctcacacaCACGGTGGCTCTGAGCGCAGGCCCGACTGTGTCTCCAGCTGGCATCCACCCAGCCAACCAGACCTACTCCCTCTCTGGCTCTTCTGTGTGACTCACCTTCCATTCAGACACTCCCTTTCTCAGTCGTATCTTTTCTCTATAGCTTATTATCAATTGACACTATTTAATTTACTTAgctatttattctctctctcccaacATTATGCACCAGAAGGCAAGCTTTATACTCCATTGTGTTCACTGCTGTTCCTAGTGCTTGGCTCAGTACCCGGCACAAAgtgagaatttaataaatatttgttaactcaGGGAATGGATAAGCTTCTGCAGAACCAGATACCATTATTTCCTTTACAATTGCTAGCAGTTAAGAACAGTAGCCTGATTCTAGTGGGTGCCCAGCAAGTATTCATGGATAATCTAGTTTAAAGATGGAGTATGATAGGGAGAGATGGATTCGCAGCGGGCTTCTTGATAACCTTCCTACGCTGAGATACAAGCAGGTCTTGGCCTTTTAGAGTGTATCTAAGCCCTTATTATACTGGGTTGGCACTCGCGTTTTGGGGAAGAAATGGGACTAGATATCTGGAGAACTGACTATCTGTTTTCTGCTTTGCATTTCTGTAGTCATTCACCAGCTTCCTGACTTGGTGTTTCGTctggtgggaggaagaggaagttcTCAGTAGACCAGGAGTGAGgacatccctccctccatcccaggGGTACCTCTCCCCACTAGTGTGGGTAAGAGTGGGTCTAGGTCTGGCCTGGCTATGGTCGTGCGTCCCCAGAAGGAAGAGGTTGGTGTCTTCAGGAGCTGCTGGCCCCTGGCTGGAGGCCTCCCAGGTTGGCCTTCAGCAGGCTGACAGGGCCTGGATAAAGACGAAAGCAATGCTTGC
This window of the Microcebus murinus isolate Inina chromosome 13, M.murinus_Inina_mat1.0, whole genome shotgun sequence genome carries:
- the MLNR gene encoding motilin receptor codes for the protein MGSSWNGSDAPEGARESPWAALPPCDERRCSPFPLGALVPVTAVCLGLFAVGVSGNVVTVLLIGRYRDMRTTTNLYLGSMAVSDLLILLGLPFDLYRLWRSRPWVFGPLLCRLSLYVGEGCTYATLLHMTALSVERYLAICRPLRARVLVTRRRVRALIAALWVVALLSAGPFFFLVGVEQDPGVYLLSDLNGTARVTPSAPASPPPLWPSGPPSLSPSLSPSLSPPSGPEAAAAAALFSRECRPSSAQLGALRVMLWVTTAYFFLPFLCLSVLYGLIGRELWRSRGPLRGPAVSGRERGHRQTVRVLLVVVLAFIVCWLPFHVGRIIYINTEDSRMMHFSQYFNIVALQLFYLSASINPILYNLISKKYRAAAWKLLLSRQSRQRGLCRSRDTAGDAAGNAVGDTGGDTAGYTETSANVKTTA